Sequence from the Cherax quadricarinatus isolate ZL_2023a chromosome 97, ASM3850222v1, whole genome shotgun sequence genome:
agacacatgggcaacacttgggtatctttattgtggaaacgtatcgccccacagtggcttcttcagtcagatacagaggcagtaggtgCAGTAGTGAtgtgacgatgtaatcagtcaatcaagGTTGACGGATTGATTACATCTTCACTttaccacacctgctgcctctgtatttgactgaagaaccctattgtgtgagcgaaacgtttccataataaagatacccaagtgttgctcatGTCTTACTAActtcctgactcacgaaatcgtaatgacacgattgcaaacaaaccataccacaggcgggatagaacccgcggtcagagagtctcaaaactccagcccgtcgtgttagccactagaccagctagccacaataagattcgtccaactaggcatatttctacaccataggaaggttagcataggcaccactgtgtccacaaatgcaagtttttacagacgaatctccagctagcgtggccgtgacgaactctagctcaagtcccctcaatgccgtcaacatgacttacgaaatcgtaatgacacgattgcatctgtggtcacagtggtggcctatgctaaccttcctatggtgtagaaatatacctagttggacgcatcttattgtggctagctggtccagtggctaacgcgacggtctggagttttgagactctctgaccgcgggttctatcccgcccgtggtatggtttactaaCTTCCAGTTGTTGTGAAGgtgttgtctggtgcaggtgtgtagactaacacttccagctgttgtgtggtgttgtctggtgcaggtgtgtagactaacacttccagctgttgtgtggtgttgtctggtgcaggtgtgtagactaacacttccagctgttgtgtggtgttgtctggtgcaggtgtgtagactaacacttccagctgttgtgtggtgttgtctggtgcaggtgtgtagactaacacttccagctgttgtgtggtgttgtctggtgcaggtgcgtagactaacacttccagctgtgtgtggtgttgtctggtgcaggtgtgtagactaacacttccagctgtgtgtggtgttctctggtgcaggtgtgtagactaacacttccagctgttgtgtggtgttgtctggtgcaggtgcgtagactaacacttccagctgtgtgtggtgttgtctggtgcaggtgtgtagactaacacttccagctgttgtgtggtgttctctggtgcaggtgtgtagactAAACACTTACAGTTGTCGTGAAAGTGTTGTTTCGTGCAGGTGTGTAGACTAAACACTTACAGTTGTCGTGAAAGTGTTGTTTCGTGCAGGTGTGTAGACTAACACTTccagttgttgtgtgaaggtgttgtctggtgcaggtgtgtagactAACAATTCcggttgttgtgtgaaggtgttgtctggtgcaggtgtgtagactAACACTTccagttgttgtgtgaaggtgttgtctggtgcaggtgtgtagactaacacttccagctgttgtgtggtgttgtctggtgcaggtgtgtagactAACACTTGCAGTTGTTGTGAAAGTGTTGTTTTGTGCAGGTGTGTAGACTAACACTTGCAGTTGTCGTGAAAGTGTTGTTTTGTGCAGGTGTGTAGACAGGATGAAGACTGGCTTCTTCTGGACGAGTTACTTCGAGTGTGAGCCAGGGACAGTGTTCTCTGATGACCTGGATCAGTGTGTCTTCCCCCATATGGTGAGACCTCCTTGTGGTACCTACTAtcctagtactaccactacccaccCCACTACTGCATCTACTATTACTCCTGCTCCACCTCCAAcgacaccatctaccaccacaacaacaaccaccacaactccGGCTCCACCTCCAACGACGCcatctaccacaacaaccaccactactactccggCTCCACCTCCAACAACCCcatctaccacaacaaccaccactactacgactcCGGCTCCGCCTCCAACAACTCcatctaccacaacaacaaccaccactaccactccacaaCCACATCGAGAACAACTTAATACCACAGTATCTCCTTTCACACATCTATCATGTAGATTCAGTGAAGAATTCTGTTACCAGCAACCACCCTGTCCGCCAGACACGGTAACAAGAACCCTATGCAGGGGATGTTACATAGGTAACACCTTCATCCCAGCATCGGTAGTGTGTAACGCTGAAGGCCACCTCTTCGAACCGGAAACCAACGCCTGTATTCTCGACCCAGCTAGTAAGTCTCACATTCCACACTccagttataaaaaaaaaataatgaggaATGGAAAATTCATAGTTGTAACTGAGAGAGAATCAATCCTAACTTTAGTTGCCAGTTATCTTTGGGTATGTTAATTTTAATATGGGTGGGATAGGAGTTAGTATATAATAGGCACAACCTTGATAAATACTGAATATTAGTACaccacacggtgtatatacactgtgtgataccactcagtgtatatacactgtggtgcacaccactcagtgtatatacattgtgaggtacacgccactcagtgtatatacactgctataCAACCCAATCACTATACTCTCATAAGAAACTCTTAACTTCAGAATAAATGAAATTAAGTGCTTGTTTTAAAGACAAGGGATACATTTAAGTGATGTTTAAAACAAGGGATaccttggtggcccggtggcctggtggctaaagctcccgcttcacacacggagggcccgggttcgattcccggcgggtggaaacatttcgacacgtttctttactcctgttcacctagcagcaaataggtacctgggtgttagtcgactggtgtgggtcgcatcctgggggacaagattaaggaccacaatggaaataagttagacagtccttgatgacgcactgactttcttgggttatcctgggtggctaaccctccggggttaaaaatccgaacgaaatcttatcttatcttatcttcagtTGTTGCCTAAAATCATTTCACCAAGGGTTTTCCATTGTATTTTTTTCATCTCCGCCAGACAAATGTTTGAGAATATAATAGGAAGGTTAATACCGAACTTAACCCTTCAGGGCGTCTCCCTGTTGCATTGGACCATATATGTAGCGTCTCCCTGATGTAGTGAACCTTATATGTAGCGTCTATGTGAGATATCTATTAAGGTTGATCCTAAGTGTGTGTTTACCTGCTGGACGCACCAGGCTGACTCTTGTGTCCCCGTCAAACTGTTTTCACGGTGCATGGTTCCAAGTGAGAGACTTAAGTCTCTCTCAGGTAAGAATCTCTCAAATAAGAGTCTGTTGAGTGAGGGTTTATCAAGGGTCTTTCACTTGAGAGTCCGTCTTAAGTGCAAGACTCTATGTTCGCTCTTTTATTTTCAGAGAATATCAACTGTATATTGGGACCTCCCAGCCCCGCcttaacaactaccactacacccagatctacaacaactaccacacccagaactacaacaactaccacacctagaactacaacaactaccacacctagaactacaacaactaccacacctagaactacaacaactaccacacctagatctacaactaccacacccagaactacaactaccacacctagaactacaactaccacacccaaaactacaaccaccaccacacccagaaCTACTACCACACCtaaaaccaccactactactacacctgaaaccaccactactaccacgcccaaaaccacaaccacacctaaaacgaccaccactatcaccacaccaaaAACCACAACCACACGtagaactaccactaccacacgaagaaccaccaccactaccacccctgccccgaTAACAGTGCCGGTATCACTCGAGATCAGCATCCCGTGTTCCGATAACGACCTGCTGCACGTCGTACACACAGTTGAGAACCTTGGCTGCTCCCAATATTTCTTGTGTTCTGGCGGCGAATTTAAGGTAAGTCAACGAAGTGATTATTCATGGGATGGCACTAAATCCGTAGGAGTCATGTACCATACTATACACAGCTAATGTTGTTTCTATgtgagattttatatatataatttagaaCGTCCGTTATGAAATTATTGTTGGTTTATAGGGCCTCTGGCAGCATACGCCGTAttgactcctattatttataacTTGCAAAATACAGTTAAAATTTGGACGATATTTAGTTCCGTCCTGGACTTCGTGTTGGggatttatagggccactgatagCTCACGCCGTATCCAGCCCTATTATTTTTAACTTGCAAAGTCCAGTTAAAATTTGGATGACATTCAGTCCTGTTCTGGATTTGTTATTGGGGATTTAAAGGGTCACAAACATCTTACGTTGTATCAAGATCAATAATTCTTAATACGCGACTTGATAAtttatttgtaaattgttcctgCAGCGGTATTGTGATTATTCTGCAaatgtatttttgtgtatgtgcaGGGTCAGAAGTACCTGTGTGCTGGGTATTACGAGTGTAGCAAAGGTGCTGGGGGACGATGGCAAGTGTCTGAGCGCGCGTGTCCAGCAAACCTGCTCTTCAGTGAGGAACTGGATCAGTGTGCACCTCCTCCTacaggtgagacacacacacaaacacacacacacacacacacacacacacacacacacacacacacacacacacacacacacacacacacacacaggaagtatttcttcagtcatagagttgtaaggcagtggaatagcctagaaaatgacgtagtggaggcaggaaccatacagttttaagacgaggtttgataaagctcatggagcggggagagagagggcccagtagcaaccggtgaagaggcggggccaggagctaagactcgacccctgcaaccacaaataggtgagtacaaataggtgagtacacacacacacacacacacacacacacacacacacacacagtttgggaagcgatgtagtggaggcaggatccatacatagctttaagcagaggtatgataaagctcacggctcagggagagtgacctagtagcgatcagtgaagaggcggggccaggagctcggactcgacccccgcaacctcaactaggtgagtacagcagcgaacaatgaagaggcggggccaggagcttggactcgacccctgcaacctcaactaggtgagtacacatgggacacagcaacaaggggtcacaattggaagttgaagactctgatgagtcaatgggatgttaggaagtatttcttcagtcatagagttgtcagcccgtggaatagcctagaaagtgacgtagtggaggcaggaaccatacatagtttaaagacgaagtttgataaatctcatggagtatggagaggacctagtagcgaccatcgaagaagcggggccaggagctgtgaatcgacccctgcaaccccacacacacacacacacacacacacacacacacacacacatatatatatatatatatatatatatatatatatatatatatatatatatatatatatatatatatatatataactgtactctaactgtagctacaactaaataatgatctgatatatcagttgcccctctataaacatgtacatcctggagcctacccatcaaccttttatccaccaatacataatctaacaaactactttcatatatatatatatatatatatatatatatatatatatatatatatatatatatatatatatatgtcgtgccgaatatgtaaaactggtcaattagcaagaactcatttaaaattaagtcctttctaaaattttctcttacaagtttaaagatatatttttttcattaaagttaatgtaaaaatttagaattttgcaccaaaaggaacttagaaaacttacctaaccttattataacaagagcaatttattttagcctaacccaacttaatatattttagatttgtttacaataatttaatactaaacaaacacaatgaaatatattttttttcgttaggttcacaatgattttggcgaaattattgaatacacaaattttcacttgtcctatatggcaagatgagcgttgctatttaagccaagatcgcaagttctgcctattcggcacgacatatatatatatatatatatatatatatatatatatatatatatatatatatatatatatatatatatatatatatatatatatatatgaaagtagtttgttagattatgtattggtggataaaaggttgatgggtaggctccaggatgtacatgtttatagaggggcaactgatatatcagatcattatttagttgtagctacagttagagtaagaggtagatgggaaaagaggaaggtggcaacaacaagtaagagggaggtgaaagtgtataaactaagggaggaggaagttcgggcgagatataagcgactattggcagaaaggtgggctagtgcaaagatgagtagttgggggggttgaagagggttggaatagttttaaaaatgcagtattagaatgtggggcagaattttgtggttataggagggtgggtgcaggaggaaagaggagtgattggtggaatgatgaagtaaagggtgtgataaaagagaaaaaggtagctttagaggtttttacaaagcagaagtgttatatgaAGAGCAGAGTatttggagagtaaaagaaaggtgaagagagtggtgagagagtgcaaaaggagagaagatgaaagagtgggagaggcactgtcaagaaattttaatgaaaataagaaaaaaatttggagtgagttaaacaagttaagaaagcctagggaaagtatggatttgtccgttaaaaacagagtaggagagttagtagatggggagagggaggtattaggtagatggcgagaatattttgaggaacttttaaatgttgaggaagaaagggaggcggtaatttcatgcactggccagggaggtataccatcttttaggagtgaag
This genomic interval carries:
- the LOC128704946 gene encoding salivary glue protein Sgs-3-like isoform X2; its protein translation is MKTGFFWTSYFECEPGTVFSDDLDQCVFPHMVRPPCGTYYPSTTTTHPTTASTITPAPPPTTPSTTTTTTTTTPAPPPTTPSTTTTTTTTPAPPPTTPSTTTTTTTTTPAPPPTTPSTTTTTTTTTPQPHREQLNTTVSPFTHLSCRFSEEFCYQQPPCPPDTVTRTLCRGCYIGNTFIPASVVCNAEGHLFEPETNACILDPAKNINCILGPPSPALTTTTTPRSTTTTTPRTTTTTTPRTTTTTTPRTTTTTTPRTTTTTTPRSTTTTPRTTTTTPRTTTTTPKTTTTTTPRTTTTPKTTTTTTPETTTTTTPKTTTTPKTTTTITTPKTTTTRRTTTTTRRTTTTTTPAPITVPVSLEISIPCSDNDLLHVVHTVENLGCSQYFLCSGGEFKGQKYLCAGYYECSKGAGGRWQVSERACPANLLFSEELDQCAPPPTADELC
- the LOC128704946 gene encoding mucin-2-like isoform X1 — its product is MALQCWQLVAVMVMVMAASGMAAVRGTIDFRYPDYIVKPRVICEQEGVFPHPRNCTWYYRCVDRMKTGFFWTSYFECEPGTVFSDDLDQCVFPHMVRPPCGTYYPSTTTTHPTTASTITPAPPPTTPSTTTTTTTTTPAPPPTTPSTTTTTTTTPAPPPTTPSTTTTTTTTTPAPPPTTPSTTTTTTTTTPQPHREQLNTTVSPFTHLSCRFSEEFCYQQPPCPPDTVTRTLCRGCYIGNTFIPASVVCNAEGHLFEPETNACILDPAKNINCILGPPSPALTTTTTPRSTTTTTPRTTTTTTPRTTTTTTPRTTTTTTPRTTTTTTPRSTTTTPRTTTTTPRTTTTTPKTTTTTTPRTTTTPKTTTTTTPETTTTTTPKTTTTPKTTTTITTPKTTTTRRTTTTTRRTTTTTTPAPITVPVSLEISIPCSDNDLLHVVHTVENLGCSQYFLCSGGEFKGQKYLCAGYYECSKGAGGRWQVSERACPANLLFSEELDQCAPPPTADELC